The Vigna unguiculata cultivar IT97K-499-35 chromosome 11, ASM411807v1, whole genome shotgun sequence genomic sequence GAAGGTCATGTGGAATGAAGCTAATGGAGATATTACATgggaattagaagaaaaaataagaggaatttatcctcatttattttagtaaaaaaataataataataaaataaaatttcgaGAACGAAATTTCTATAAGTAGAGGAGAATTGTaacatccaaaaaaaaaaaaaaaatatatatatatatatatatatataatgataatataaataaataaaataaaagagatatatatatatatatatatatattttttttttttttgaaaattttatgaaattataattatctttttcacataatttaagaactataatttaagaattattgaggacaaatttaaaatataagattaattagattttaaaaaaaaatcacttatatatgaaatatatattcaaattaaactatCAGACTTTATAATTGGAATTAATAAGAAATGATTACCGTATAAGGTAAttctgttaaagaaaaaaaaaactaattatatatatatatatatatatatatatatatatatatatatatatatatatatatatatagaataaaagAGTGATAAGTAGATAACATAAAagctattgaaaaaaaaataataataaaatatgaaaggataACATGGCAATAAATGCCACTTTATCATGTTACTGTGAGGAAAAAAAAGATCTACGAACGAGTAATTGAATTGGAACGTAAAAAGCAAAACCAAAGGAAATGAGGTTAAGGTTGAACTAATGTAATCATTACAAATAGGAGTATAAATAGAATGAATAGGAAGAAAGGAGAGATATTGAGaaccaaagaagaaaaaaaaagagaggaacaGAAGAAGAAGCTCTGCGTGTGAGAAGGAAGaaagaggagaaagaaaaaaaaagaaaaattaatttatcatcaaagTCTTAGTACAACCTTGGTATAATTTGCACGATAAataaggtaagggaaggagacatccatcactttatctttttactttgattattttttttatctattcgTAATTATTTTATCTCGATATTTACcctaagtgaggtgtccctaacctcattctaaattatatttagttcccaatatttatttatttatttatattcatctccagttatgcactggtcctatttattcaatttatatttactttcatttatttatttatatttatctctagttacgtattgaccctttttattcatttatatatattttaattattcattgatcctatctatttatttatataattatatgatttaatattgaaataaaatttatgataaataaagatttaattattgtagttggaggtatgaccttggggatttaaacgagttagtattacttaAGATgatatgttcttgagttactttgttggccataagctcatttatcctgactagtcactacaaaattaatcaatatctttataaaagtataataaaaaaattaagtttcatGGAATTaggagaatttttattttattttattttattatgatatgttattttttttttgtgatatttgtctcacttccctatttcttttgattgtgtgcgaaaaacaaaattttataacattatcatagatggctgctccgaacacgcctgatcccttcttcgccgacattgtggctgtttttccgggaaatgcatggcaaaccaatgtagtgaataattctgtaacatttcagggaacgggaaactctaccattacttttctctctgctccgaatgcaccgattgtcatcgaaggacaaatcggagttaccttttatttacccccaacagtccaagtgaatcctatccataacattttccctccacctgtttgataaACCGCATATGAGGggaaaactgtaaataaataacccttcttcctcttccagtataggaaatataaaatgtactaaacaatgtggatataggaagtatatagtattgtaaatatatatataaatgtgaatattttaaatataattatatattagtgtataaatttttgcctctaaatatttataagtatacTGTAATAAGTAagtaaatagatttttttttcgtcACAATAAGCAGTATTGATTTTGTAATGGTGAGATTGTATGCATGATGGTACTGCTGGACTTGAGATCACATGTTTTCTATATATGCTAAACTACTTTCAAGTATTGCATTATCTTAAGTTGGAAGGTTTGGGGGCTTATTATTTCATTGGTACTAAAGGATTGTGATGATGAATTTTGTGGCATGTGAACTGTAGTAATGTGAATTTGATATTTTGGATGTATGATGGATATGCTTGAGTGTGCGAGAAAAAATGTTGTTGTGCCTAAACTAGTAGAAACCTGATTTACTGGTGTGGCGCTTGGCGACAGGGATGTTTTGCTAGGCGATAAGCCACAAACAGAGGGGTCACTGGGTGCGTGGCACTTGGCAGTAGGGGATTACCGCCAGGCGATCTGGAGCACGTTTTTGCCTAGCGGCGCTGAGGCAGCACCAGGCGATAATGTAGGGGCAGGGGTCCATTGCAGATGGACTTGCATGGATGAGCTTGATGATTTGGTCAAGGATATGCTAGATTAGTTACGACTGGGGAGGTTCATAACGAAGATTGGAAATGTGTGGTTGATAcaggcggggaggtccgtatcttttgtactcttgtgtggggatacaaACGGAGAAGTTTGTATGGTCCGTGCTCACACCTGAGGCTACTATGAGCAGGGAGGTTTATAGTAGGTTTTCACGCATGTTGGATACGAGCAaacaggttcgtagagttggtcTACAGGCGGGGAGGTAGGTTGagtaggaccacgagcgggtagattcgtgggagcatgataatccctaaagACCAAAgttgtgaatggatctttctcatataggttatgagattgagGTGGAATGTTATAAAAGAGTCAATGAACTAAAAATTTGGTTAACATAGATTGGGTGAGAGTTAATCTTTATTGTATaattattgtgttatttttctttctcagctcactctttttgtttatgtttgatgatgatcgtgtaatttgTCACGTGAGAGCAAAGATGAATCCAGGTAAACATGCGAATGCCTAGAGGTGGACAAGATAGACTACGGAGGATTTACTCTATGttttgatataatataataattcaataaacattttctctctctcagcaatgaaaaatataatataataattcaataaacataaaaaaacaacaactgATAATATATAGTTTTACACAAGTCATAAATATCCATACATCACATTGAACACTTGAACATACAATAATTCAACAAACTTCAATCCAATACATGACCCACATGCATATCCAAGTTTATTCCACACAAAGGAAGGATCTACGTAACATAACCATCATCCTTCGTCAAACTCCACacagatatatattattttacagaTAAGCACTTAACCTAAGGCTAAGGccattgtttctttttattattttaattttctgcaTAACTTTTTGGAACTATGCCTTGAGAAGATGGGCATCGATGTCTCTAGTTGATTTGTGCAGGTATTCGATGTAGCCATAAGGAGGATCAACGTCCTCACTAACCCTCTCATATTCAATGGTCCATTTGATAATAGCACCACCACTGTTCTTATCAATTGCTTGAAATATGAACTTGAAAACCTTGAACTGGTGATCGATGTCTCCATTGAAGACCTTGAAGGTGATTGTTTTGTTTGCTTCATCAACAGATTCAATACTCTCCTGACATGTTGTCACCTTACCATCTGTTCTTTCCCAAAATCGAAACAATTACCACAATTTTTCAAACGGATAAAGAAATCGATTTACAccaaaaaaatcattaaaaaagcTAATTCAAAAAGATTGATTTAGAGaccattttaaaaaagaagaatgattagattttaaattatttttttattatattagaagtTTTTAAACAAATCATTAAATcgtcttttaaaataaattatcaatattttagcAAGTTATAATTTAGAttcatttaatcttttttttgtgagtaattatttaaactcggatattattaattcaatttttaaaagtagtTTTTCTTCTTGCTTTTGTAATTGtgtctttttttcaattttgatcaTGATACACTGTTTCGTGTCACTAAGAACCTAACCAAACCGACAGTTGAATAATCAAATGTTTCcctgttttttttctctccatGAATGATATTTTGTCTCTTGTGGATTGGATTTGTTGCCCTTAATTTATTTATGCCAAATATTATTCAATCAGTAAATTAACATTTGAttgaaattatttgaataatttctcATGAAATCagctatttcttttaaaaatatcactACTTTTCATGTTGCCAACAGATGGATGCAATTCATTTTCCACTTTCGAAAAAATTTAAGAAGTAATCTCTAAAGTATCTtacatcaaaatcaatataCCTAAACCTAGAACTGGGAGAACTGTAGAGAGGCCAAGCATATTATTCAAACTtaggttaaaagaaaaaagaacgtTACAGAGTTATTAGGGTTTCATATTACAGAGTTATTAGAAGTTGAATTACCTATGACATAAGTCCATTGTTTGATGGACTCAGGGTGGTGCCAGTCTTGACCACGATGGAGCTTGGTTCCATGGACTCTTTCAGCAAGGTTCTGAACATGATGGAGTTGCTTTGCAAAGAGGTTGAACCACTTTGCAGCAGTTGCATGAACCCCAATTTCAGTGGTGATTTTACCAGCAAGTGTCATGATGATCAAAGAAGAACTAGAAGGTAAAAAATGAAGAGACAAAGAtagagatgatgatgatgaagagtATTTCCACCTTGTCCCtcttatataaaacaaaattcaacTACTCTTCACGACTAATTAAACTCTCGGGCCCATTTTGATAACCTACTAGAAAACGAAATACCTCATTCCACTCTCAATAGTGAAATATAGGTTACGATTAGATATGTTAACGGGGTGGGTAGGGTACGGATAGTAGTTCTCCTGTACCCTAtctgctggataaatatttgtcctgTATTTGTATCCATATTCGTCGGGTAtccgcataattttttaatatccatagatatccacgggtacccgcaggtatttccaaaaaaataaaaataaacatttaataacatattttaatcgtaaattcaaataaaatacaatacataacattcataaattgtaaacaaagtccaaattgttataaaataaagttaataatagagagaagaataaagagaaagaaaagaataaagagAAAGAGTAGAGCATCAAATACTATAGTTTGTCGCCAAGCGTTGAGGTTGTCGCCAGGCGACCCATCAGTCAAGCAGAAAAGttgttttgtgtgtgtttgcATTGTGGGAGTGGTTGACTGGGTAAATGCAATGTGTTGTGGCCTGTGTGAAACCGTGGTTGTTATGTACATCAGAGATAATGGGTAAAATGGTAATGTGGAATATGAAGTAGAGGATACATGAGAGTTAAATAAAGTAACTACTATTAACTGAGTAAAATGGTAGGTACTGATGTGCAGAAGTATTACTAGCGTTATATGCATGCATGAATGTTGGTATGTAGGGCCTAGAAATGCTTGGATTATACACATCCCTTTATATGTagttcaaaaattataaatatctcTTATTGACAAGTCTCGATGCTTTGAGGTATATAATGGATGATTTGTATGAGTGTGAGATTTGGACTATATTGAGTGAGATGAGATAAGCTACAATTTAGTACAAGAAAGATAACATGGTGTGTATAAATGAGAATGATTGTTTTATtgaattgattaaaatggttgtATTGTTATTGTGTATGAGTACTATAATTGGATAATTGGAAATGTGATGAGAACTTGGAGAACGTGTGATTTGAGGTCCATCAAGACCTGTTGAAAGTGCTAAAAAACCAGTAGCCTtacgctactggtatggcgtcTAGTGGTGTAGAacgaaccgccaggcggtagagtTCCAAACAGTGACAGTGGTCACTGTGCGCTCAGGGCGCCTGGCAGTAGGGTGGGTTCCGCCAGGCGGGGAAAGGAAGCAGGAGGCCTGGAAGGCGATgggcgcctggcggcgcgagTTGGAAGCGTCAGGCGGTGACGAAACAGTGTGATATTGTGCTAGcgcttggcgcctagcggtgtgAGATGCCCACCAGGCGGTCTAGAGCTAAATTCTGCCTAGCGGCATGAGATGcgcgccaggcggttttggtcTAGTGATGGTGCGCGAGAAAAGTTTTCTACCCCGCTTTAAGGTATGatcatgatgcgatgctttggctgggggccaGTTACGAGTgcatcttgtattggggtaacacatgACCACTCTAAGTTGTAGCtgggtggtttaggaagtccgatggagtgtgcgagttgtggctcgtacggtgAGGTTCcggatgattgccctcttcagtggaTTCTAATAGagatttggtagtctgggaacaattacaaacttatgtttgttttggaGAACTCCATTTGGTGTCACTGTGAGATgttgtggcaaagttattcccacgtgtggactatcaggtggtggcttgtagtcggaggggggagtagacactcgtgcagcaaagatcgatcattgatctCTCTTAAAGGGTATAGAAAGGATAGATGTCTAATGCAAGTGGTGGAAATGGAGAAGTCCGGAATAAAGAGAGAAGTACTCTAACCCAGGTTTTAAGTGTTTAGATGTtgtatttaattgtttattgttattagtttggtttattttaaaatgagctcaccctatctgtatgtgtgtgacgatgatcatgtaacttgttacatgggagcagatgttgatgcaggtgggtAGACTGAGACATAGAGGCGGAGAGGGGACCTCTTTGGGAGTTTtactgatttttattttgtcataaTATGGGTTtgatgtaataatttttatagaCACCTATATTACATTTTGGTTTTTGTTGCGCTTTATGATTAATTGATTTGGCGCATtggactttaaatttaaatttcttccCGCATTTGGGAATTTGTTCctaataaatga encodes the following:
- the LOC114168409 gene encoding MLP-like protein 43, which encodes MTLAGKITTEIGVHATAAKWFNLFAKQLHHVQNLAERVHGTKLHRGQDWHHPESIKQWTYVIDGKVTTCQESIESVDEANKTITFKVFNGDIDHQFKVFKFIFQAIDKNSGGAIIKWTIEYERVSEDVDPPYGYIEYLHKSTRDIDAHLLKA